The following proteins come from a genomic window of Aspergillus luchuensis IFO 4308 DNA, chromosome 3, nearly complete sequence:
- a CDS encoding LysM peptidoglycan-binding domain-containing protein (COG:S;~EggNog:ENOG410PKHR;~InterPro:IPR018392,IPR036779;~PFAM:PF01476): MVVNPEAPRSSQPPAGHPRRSGGPAHCCTRSCTGIGRAPEIFVKGVTDGLNRYCNTVLGNLTASLTEKSSATVICDDCYLLSLYNEALFEYGDGPLVRSSSLFQSYTSHCSYTGYTLPPTTTTTLLSSYIATSASATATTAGCSGLSYAIQSGDTCTSISLSEGIGTTWLLIDNNLPAYCADFPADGTLCLINTCEVYTVRSGDTCDSVAAAHNLTGVQLQAYNPNIDSGCYNFDLTIWYQICVNEPGQKYTIPSTTVGAATVFSTAAAVPTDIAYSTTQNCGKYYLVAAGDDCDVITLTFGIFLADFRVLNPEINVNCTKLDAEESYCVAPVGSRCYIYADGSDLKYNMTGVSDCLAASVFWAFNLTTDLSVWNPSIVNTTANNCTFDDSYRYCVIADGPISTGDIITETYTLTEYSSTPISEPLATITGITTPISPATGGPVSTSPTATTVTITSSSSSSVAVPSPTQAGSISRNCNRYAEALSGDNCTLFAANNNITPDELYNWNSVLGANGASFSTALQANVWYCVGVAIPSPILDNNAIPGNCDLYAAAVIGEYCSVFATEHGIMAAELYAWNLVLGTDGADCGTEFQVNVYYCIGVNGAAVLTS, encoded by the exons ATGGTTGTCAATCCAGAAGCACCACGCAGTTCGCAGCCCCCAGCTGGTCACCCCCGCCGGTCTGGCGGGCCCGCTCATTGCTGTACCCGGAGCTGCACTGGCATAGGCCGAGCCCCGGAAATTTTCGTCAAAGGCGTTACAGACGGCCTCAATCGTTACTGCAATACAGTCCTGGGAAATCTTACCGCATCGCTAACTGAAAAGTCCAGCGCAACGGTCATCTGTGACGACTGCTATTTGCTTTCTTTGTACAATGAGGCGCTATTCGAGTATGGAGATGGGCCACTGGTCCGTTCTAGCAGTCTGTTCCAAAGTTACACCTCCCACTGTTCGTATACAGGTTACACCCTGCCGCcgactactaccaccactttACT GTCATCATATATTGCCACCTCTGCCTCCGCAACAGCAACCACAGCCGGTTGTAGCGGGCTTTCCTATGCCATCCAGTCTGGGGACACGTGCACATCTATCAGTCTTTCTGAGGGAATCGGCACCACTTGGTTACTAATAGATAACAATCTTCCGGCTTATTGTGCGGACTTCCCAGCTGACGGTACCCTTTGTCTGATTAATACATGTGAAGTATACACTGTACGGTCAGGAGATACTTGTGACagtgttgctgctgcacatAATCTAACCGGGGTCCAGCTGCAAGCTTATAACCCTAACATCGACAGCGGCTGCTATAACTTCGACCTGACTATTTGGTATCAAATATGCGTGAACGAGCCGGGACAAAAGTACACCATACCATCTACAACAGTTGGCGCGGCTACAGTCTTTTCCACGGCTGCCGCCGTGCCTACCGACATTGCTTATAGTACCACCCAAAATTGCGGCAAATATTATTTGGTCGCCGCTGGCGATGATTGTGATGTAATCACATTGACCTTCGGTATTTTTCTCGCAGATTTCCGGGTCCTCAATCCAGAGATAAATGTAAA TTGTACCAAGCTGGATGCGGAAGAGAGTTACTGCGTCGCTCCAGTAGGCAGCA GATGCTATATATACGCTGACGGGTCTGATCTCAAGTACAACATGACTGGAGTAAGCGACTGTCTCGCCGCATCGGTTTTCTGGGCATTCAACCTCACCACGGACCTGTCGGTCTGGAATCCCTCCATCGTGAACACCACGGCGAATAATTGCACATTTGACGACAGCTATAGATATTGTGTAATAGCAGACGGCCCCATCTCCACGGGTGACATCATAACGGAGACATACACTTTGACGGAGTACTCTTCAACCCCGATAAGTGAACCTTTAGCCACAATCACAGGCATAACAACGCCGATCTCGCCGGCCACCGGGGGCCCGGTAAGCACCAGTCCCACGGCTACCACAGTCACCatcacttcttcctcgtcttcttccgtGGCAGTACCATCGCCAACCCAAGCCGGAAGTATCTCCCGCAACTGCAACCGTTACGCCGAGGCCCTCAGCGGCGACAACTGTACCCTCTTCGCGGCCAACAACAATATCACCCCGGACGAACTGTACAACTGGAACTCTGTGCTAGGTGCCAATGGCGCAAGCTTCAGCACTGCCCTTCAGGCCAACGTTTGGTACTGCGTGGGCGTCGCGATCCCGTCCCCCATCCTGGACAACAACGCCATTCCCGGGAATTGCGACCTCTATGCCGCGGCTGTGATTGGGGAGTACTGCAGCGTTTTTGCGACGGAGCACGGTATCATGGCTGCGGAG
- a CDS encoding uncharacterized protein (COG:S;~EggNog:ENOG410Q2U3): MARNRNIPRRGRLQWSAQIYQDHASQPAALLVYKATTPEPEATYPAFAIQVYTTVALDQEDDLIAICRYLSREISTLPGPSFEIYSTPQTDVFACVEHQRREIFHRKAISPSRDDGLSPGIAKVALSREDPQLQGVIFVIMSYSFRDYPHYPDDEAETGPLFVKFDRCFPYQARVDLPSPKPDDDEGWEEEIWPEREHLVVRKCRNIYHVRRELASLHIRSQRDDVVEDYVYDYGLGEDEGDPNRSVEPPTPDIVEEWQRRADSLPKEIAVVQPSSDNGVVVMTSGAITTSDPELRYIIYVTFAHRIENHLTLQTIGRAFTAAILENVPGQKTVHFEFHSVPNSSLGAALSSHRELMKSRPEVGVAVSRPTSGQRARKFPQKGYNRGHPSDREPYQTFFVVLDRPDFLTGPGVLFFLADGDEITDEAMQNVYNLYGEPNQPRDYAMFRVWRSVGIQEVARRLAMVY, encoded by the coding sequence ATGGCCAGAAACAGAAATATCCCGCGGCGCGGGCGACTACAATGGAGTGCTCAGATTTATCAAGATCATGCAAGCCAGCCTGCAGCTCTGTTAGTCTACAAAGCAACCACACCGGAACCCGAGGCGACATATCCAGCCTTCGCAATTCAGGTCTATACGACTGTTGCTCTCGATCAAGAGGATGATCTCATTGCCATATGCCGATACTTATCCCGTGAGATATCCACATTACCCGGGCCGTCATTTGAGATCTATTCTACCCCACAAACCGATGTATTCGCCTGCGTGGAGCATCAGCGGCGTGAGATATTCCATCGCAAGGCCATTTCACCATCTCGAGATGATGGTCTCTCCCCTGGGATCGCCAAGGTTGCCCTCAGCAGAGAGGATCCGCAACTCCAGGGAGTAATATTTGTTATTATGTCCTACAGTTTCCGCGACTATCCGCATTACCccgatgatgaagccgaAACCGGACCTTTGTTCGTCAAATTCGACCGCTGTTTTCCGTACCAGGCTCGCGTTGACCTGCCTTCGCCCAAGCCTGATGACGAcgagggatgggaggaggaaatttGGCCGGAACGGGAGCATCTTGTGGTCCGCAAGTGCCGAAATATCTACCATGTCCGTCGAGAATTGGCCTCCCTTCACATTCGAAGTCAACGTGATGATGTGGTTGAGGATTATGTGTACGATTACGGcctgggagaggatgagggcgATCCTAATAGGTCAGTTGAACCACCTACGCCGGATATTGTAGAGGAGTGGCAGCGCAGAGCCGACTCACTGCCCAAGGAGATTGCTGTTGTCCAGCCATCCTCCGACAATGGAGTTGTTGTCATGACTTCGGGCGCTATAACTACCTCGGACCCAGAActcagatatattatatacgtGACATTCGCTCACAGAATCGAAAATCACCTGACGTTGCAGACGATCGGTCGCGCTTTCACTGCCGCGATCTTGGAGAATGTCCCTGGACAGAAGACTGTACACTTTGAATTCCATTCGGTCCCCAATTCATCATTGGGCGCAGCTCTATCGTCGCATCGAGAATTGATGAAATCACGACCAGAGGTGGGAGTGGCCGTTTCTCGGCCCACTTCAGGACAAAGAGCCCGCAAGTTCCCACAAAAGGGGTACAATCGCGGCCACCCCAGTGACAGGGAACCTTATCAGACATTTTTTGTGGTTCTTGACCGCCCAGACTTTCTCACCGGGCCAGGGGTGTTGTTTTTCTTGGCCGATGGAGACGAGATTACCGATGAGGCGATGCAAAACGTCTACAACTTATATGGAGAACCGAACCAACCAAGAGATTATGCGATGTTTCGGGTTTGGCGCAGTGTGGGAATCCAAGAGGTGGCGCGGAGACTCGCAATGGTCTATTGA
- a CDS encoding uncharacterized protein (COG:S;~EggNog:ENOG410PHQ6;~SECRETED:SignalP(1-20);~TransMembrane:1 (n5-15c20/21o533-557i)) gives MMTKSIFGLICLQFLYIVRALGGKYAPLQAHTNADKDATIAIRRALHEARGTTYSMNQTLLTKSWANATIFSIGASTETSVGSKNGTVGLQSGLEIVCKACYINGTVGGYLTVEDGFNVTTVVDSAEADIANVTDSALSQLEDFAREAARDILEDVSQFQLIDIPAWPTLDLNFDLDEANGFPGVHAQVEFDSLELYLDLDLQLSTGATYTLDLFTSETPAGISISSLEAGAIFQVSLVLIAQAEIDISSGIHIKLEDGLTLALELFNNNVSSITVPGGRMEFLPVTVQGHGTLRALLQVQTSIGFQISTPNSVSVFEYLSFSAGIGGEVSAYVADFLLQIDASTSNDTQCGFEAVAEYTLAVGAAAGATVAVDTYQWGPTPNTTVPVFYTTLDSICAGYKKSPATITPSATLGQRNDLVTTTVSTSTTYTIVDCSSKGLINCPVYLQRTTSVKSTMTTVLTVESGIDATYPARTFSSLTSAIPFGSNARRLGSTSGTPVSYVPPTATATSSAHPNTDDDPNHKSSHSNNYKLIIGLSVGLGFPAVVALAAALWWFLCRSNKYSAVPQPDMITRSSGPEKDAKLPQAMVAATT, from the exons ATGATGACCAAAAGCATATTTGGGCTCATCTGCCTGCAATTCTTATACATCGTGCGCGCATTGGGGGGGAAATACGCCCCATTGCAAGCTCACACCAATGCTGACAAAGACGCCACCATCGCCATTAGACGGGCTCTACACGAGGCTAGAGGGACGACATACTCGATGAACCAGACTCTGTTGACAAAGAGTTGGGCAAATGCTACTATATTTTCCATCGGAGCAAG CACGGAAACTTCTGTTGGGTCAAAAAACGGGACCGTAGGCCTGCAATCTGGCCTGGAAATTGTCTGCAAAGCCTGCTATATAAATGGTACTGTTGGTGGCTATTTGACAGTCGAGGATGGGTTCAATGTCACCACGGTCGTGGATAGCGCCGAGGCAGATATTGCGAATGTCACAGATTCTGCACTTTCTCAGCTAGAAGATTTCGCGCGTGAAGCCGCCCGTGATATTCTCGAGGATGTCTCCCAGTTCCAATTGATCGATATCCCCGCTTGGCCGACATTGGATCTTAACTTTGATCTAGATGAGGCAAATGGATTTCCAGGAGTACATGCACAGGTCGAGTTCGATAGCTTGGAGCTCTATCTGGACCTGGATCTTCAGCTGTCGACCGGAGCTACCTACACACTAGACCTCTTCACTTCCGAGACCCCAGCAGGAATATCAATATCTAGTCTTGAGGCCGGTGCTATATTCCAGGTTTCGCTTGTTCTAATAGCCCAAGCGGAAATCGACATTAGCAGTGGAATCCACAtcaagctggaagatggtTTAACGCTGGCTCTGGAGTTGTTCAACAACAATGTTTCGAGTATCACCGT ACCCGGTGGGCGGATGGAATTTCTTCCAGTAACCGTCCAAGGCCATGGAACCCTCCGGGCCCTCTTACAGGTCCAAACGAGTATTGGTTTCCAGATATCAACCCCAAACTCGGTCTCCGTGTTCGAGTATCTCAGCTTTAGTGCAGGGATTGGAGGGGAGGTGTCTGCGTATGTGGCCGACTTCCTGTTGCAGATCGACGCTTCTACTAGCAATGATACCCAGTGCGGCTTTGAAGCGGTTGCAGAGTACACCCTTGCTGTGGGTGCTGCTGCGGGGGCGACAGTTGCTGTTGATACATACCAATGGGGCCCCACGCCCAACACCACCGTGCCAGTGTTCTATACAACGCTGGATAGTATTTGCGCCGGCTATAAAAAATCTCCGGCGACCATAACACCCTCTGCCACCCTTGGACAGCGAAACGATCTCGTCACTACTACAGTATCTACCTCAACGACGTATACCATTGTTGACTGTTCATCAAAAGGGCTCATCAACTGCCCTGTCTATCTTCAGCGTACGACATCAGTGAAGAGCACTATGACGACTGTTCTCACAGTCGAATCGGGCATAGACGCCACATACCCTGCAagaaccttctcatccttgaccaGTGCCATCCCTTTTGGAAGTAATGCTCGCCGACTGGGTTCTACATCTGGAACACCGGTATCCTACGTTCCCCCCACTGCGACCGCCACTAGTAGCGCCCATCCCAATACTGATGATGACCCTAACCACAAAAGCTCTCATTCCAACAACTACAAACTGATTATCGGCTTGAGTGTGGGACTTGGTTTCCCGGCCGTTGTAGCATTGGCAGCTGCCCTATG GTGGTTTCTATGTCGAAGTAATAAATACTCTGCAGTACCACAACCTGATATGATAACTCGTTCGTCTGGTCCGGAAAAAGACGCAAAGCTACCACAAGCAATGGTGGCTGCTACTACTTGA
- the LEU2B gene encoding 3-isopropylmalate dehydrogenase (COG:E;~EggNog:ENOG410PMDY;~InterPro:IPR019818,IPR024084,IPR004429;~PFAM:PF00180;~go_function: GO:0000287 - magnesium ion binding [Evidence IEA];~go_function: GO:0003862 - 3-isopropylmalate dehydrogenase activity [Evidence IEA];~go_function: GO:0016616 - oxidoreductase activity, acting on the CH-OH group of donors, NAD or NADP as acceptor [Evidence IEA];~go_function: GO:0051287 - NAD binding [Evidence IEA];~go_process: GO:0009098 - leucine biosynthetic process [Evidence IEA];~go_process: GO:0055114 - oxidation-reduction process [Evidence IEA]) yields the protein MSDSRNYNILVLPGDGIGPEVMAEAIKVLRTFNTASVQFHLQEDLIGGISIDTYGQSVTQPVKDAAVAADAVLFAAVGGPKWDHIRRGLDGPEGGLLQLRKIMDIYANLRPCSVEVPSREIARDFSPFRQEVIEGVDFVVVRENCGGAYFGKKVEDDNYAMDEWGYSKIEIQRIARLAAELALRHDPPWPVISLDKANVLASSRLWRRVVEETLSIEYPQVRLIHQLADSASLIMATEPRVLNGVILADNTFGDMISDQAGSLVGTLGVLPSASLNGLPHPGKKEKVRGLYEPTHGSAPTIAGKNIANPTAMILCVSLMFRYSFNMEIEARQIEDAVRAVLDKGIRTPDLGGESGTKEFGDAVVAALRGKYQT from the exons ATGTCGGATTCAAGAAACTACAACATTCTTGTCCTCCCAGGAGATGGGATCGGTCCGGAGGTCATGGCCGAAGCCATAAAGGTCCTGCGAACCTTCAACACTGCCTCAGTCCAGTTCCATCTGCAAGAAGATCTTATTGGCGGCATATCTATCGATACCTATGGCCAATCCGTTACACAACCCGTAAAAGATGCCGCAGTTGCTGCAGACGCCGTCCTTTTCGCCGCGGTTGGGGGTCCAAAGTGGGATCACATCAGGCGCGGACTTGACGGCCCAGAGGGGGGTCTATTACAGTTACGCAAGATCATGGATATCTATGCAAACTTGCGACCGTGCTCTGTGGAAGTTCCAAGCCGCGAAATTGCTAGGGACTTTTCACCGTTCAGACAGGAGGTGATCGAGGGGGTCGATTTTGTAGTCGTGCGAGAGAATTGTGGAGGCGCCTATTTTGGCAAAAAAGTTGAGGATGACAATTACG CAATGGATGAGTGGGGCTATTCCAAGATTGAGATTCAACGCATTGCTCGTCTCGCTGCAGAGCTTGCCCTGCGGCATGACCCACCATGGCCCGTGATTTCTCTTGACAAAGCCAATGTCTTAGCATCATCACGTCTGTGGCGCCGTGTTGTCGAGGAAACCCTTTCAATAGAGTATCCACAGGTGAGGTTGATCCACCAGCTCGCGGATTCAGCATCATTGATCATGGCTACCGAGCCCCGAGTCCTCAACGGTGTGATTCTGGCGGACAATACCTTTGGTGACATGATATCGGACCAGGCGGGGTCACTAGTTGGAACACTAGGTGTCCTGCCGAGTGCTAGCTTGAAtggtcttcctcatcccggtaagaaggaaaaagttCGCGGTCTATATGAACCAACACATGGCTCCGCTCCGAC AATAGCCGGCAAGAACATCGCAAACCCAACTGCGATGATCCTCTGTGTGAGCCTCATGTTTCGATACTCTTTCAACATGGAGATCGAAGCGCGCCAGATTGAAGATGCTGTGCGAGCTGTTCTGGACAAGGGCATCCGCACTCCTGATCTCGGGGGTGAATCAGGCACTAAAGAGTTTGGTGACGCCGTAGTCGCTGCATTGAGAGGGAAATATCAGACCTGA
- a CDS encoding uncharacterized protein (COG:S;~EggNog:ENOG410Q02D;~SECRETED:SignalP(1-19)), giving the protein MKFTLKIISVLTLAVSAMALPTTDTRVIQLRLWGETGCAENNMGELGLYQSGLDECGTFAGPYAIHSITTYYVVAGYAAQFFTDSNCEEGVQNVTAPGCLDGDTAFASYKLVSN; this is encoded by the exons ATGAAGTTCACGCTCAAGATCATTTCCGTTCTCACTTTAGCCGTTTCCGCAATGGCGTTGCCCACCACCGACACGCGAGTTATCCAACTCCGCCTCTGGGGTGAAACTGGTTGTGCCGAGAACAACATGGGTGAGCTTGGCTTGTACCAATCCGGCCTTGATGAATGTGGCACCTTTGCAGGCCCCTATGCCATTCATTCTATCACCACCTATTACGTCGTAGCAGGTTATGCTG CGCAATTCTTCACCGATTCAAATTGCGAGGAGGGCGTCCAAAATGTAACTGCGCCAGGATGCCTTGACGGTGACACTGCGTTCGCCAGCTACAAGCTAGTCTCGAACTAG
- a CDS encoding uncharacterized protein (COG:I;~EggNog:ENOG410PHKZ;~InterPro:IPR036291,IPR013120;~PFAM:PF07993,PF01370) produces the protein MTVIASSTIKADQSQPWQEIDRLVQKYSAHPYILTPVLANAVVLLTGRSGSLGSHCLAQQIQSNQVSQVICVLRNSQSPSPSVSPKAYRQQLQEKKIFLSEAEWSKVTFITLDPTDSHLGLDVNEYRDVQRRITHVVHAAWPMDFRPGLSSLCDQFQFLRHLLLLASCEGMRRRFLFVSSIAAVTQRGLTPADAGELIEEASMVSQKAATGLGYADEKIVCEKILERAAATYPDDLEIAIVRGGPIVGSRATGIWTTKEVVPMMLRSSLGLDKLPQLRGTLSLMPVDDAAAVFCEILLAPHPLAPVYQVENPIRQAWSDLLDTVGPFLGLTTRIPFDEWLAAVVEAAETEGSTRRNPVLKLKAFFCAVVPTCRVWACYPGH, from the exons ATGACAGTCATCGCCTCATCGACCATCAAGGCGGACCAATCCCAACCGTGGCAGGAGATTGATCGGCTGGTGCAGAAATATTCCGCGCACCCATATATCCTCACGCCCGTGCTCGCCAATGCTGTGGTTCTTCTTACAGGAAGGTCAGGAAGCTTAGGGTCGCACTGTCTAGCACAGCAAATTCAATCCAACCAAGTGAGCCAGGTTATTTGTGTCCTCCGAAATAGTCAGAGTCCTAGTCCATCCGTCAGCCCAAAGGCCTatcgccagcagctgcaggagaagaagatattcCTCTCCGAAGCCGAATGGTCTAAAGTTACCTTCATCACTTTGGATCCGACGGACTCCCACTTGGGACTTGACGTAAACGAGTATCGAGATGTCCAGCGTCGTATCACTCATGTTGTGCACGCCGCCTGGCCCATGGACTTTCGTCCAGGTTTATCGTCACTCTGTGATCAATTCCAGtttctccgccatctcctgcttctgGCCTCGTGCGAGGGCATGCGCCGgcgcttcctcttcgtctcttcCATCGCGGCGGTGACCCAACGTGGGCTCACTCCAGCCGATGCGGGTGAATTAATCGAGGAGGCTTCCATGGTCTCCCAGAAGGCTGCTACCGGACTGGGATATGCCGATGAAAAGATCGTCTGCGAGAAGATCCTCGAACGGGCGGCAGCGACGTATCCGGACGATCTGGAGATCGCCATAGTCCGAGGAGGGCCTATCGTAGGATCTCGCGCCACGGGCATTTGGACCACCAAGGAGGTGGTGCCGATGATGTTGCGATCATCGTTGGGCCTTGATAAGCTGCCCCAGCTGCGAGGA ACGTTGTCGTTGATGCCCGTTGACGATGCGGCTGCCGTCTTTTGCGAGATTCTTCTTGCGCCGCATCCGCTGGCGCCGGTCTACCAGGTGGAGAATCCCATCCGTCAAGCATGGAGCGATCTGTTGGACACCGTGGGCCCCTTTCTGGGGCTGACCACGCGAATTCCCTTCGACGAGTGGCTGGCCGCTGTGGTAGAAGCTGCCGAGACGGAGGGCTCCACGCGCAGGAACCCCGTGCTGAAGCTGAAGGCATTTTTTTGCGCGGTTGTTCCAACCTGCCGTGTGTGGGCATGTTATCCTGGCCACTGA
- a CDS encoding uncharacterized protein (COG:Q;~EggNog:ENOG410PV61;~InterPro:IPR001128,IPR017972,IPR002401,IPR036396;~go_function: GO:0005506 - iron ion binding [Evidence IEA];~go_function: GO:0016705 - oxidoreductase activity, acting on paired donors, with incorporation or reduction of molecular oxygen [Evidence IEA];~go_function: GO:0020037 - heme binding [Evidence IEA];~go_process: GO:0055114 - oxidation-reduction process [Evidence IEA]), which yields MNSHAYQCAYIGSEVGVGIYSIHHRVTEWPKPFQFNPDRWLKGSGTQEVDGRAYMPFSIGARSCIGKPLALAQVMLTMARLFWEFDMRRVDRDDSEAKDAEYVVADHVTAGGQGPMLSFRRGFNPRQRLCDGALIVDLGPFPT from the exons ATGAATAG TCATGCGTACCAGTGTGCCTACATTGGCTCTGAGGTTGGAGTAGGAATCTACAGCATTCACCACCGCGTCACCGAGTGGCCAAAGCCCTTTCAGTTCAATCCCGACCGGTGGCTGAAGGGATCGGGAACTCAAGAAGTCGACGGCCGCGCGTACATGCCCTTCTCGATCGGAGCCCGGAGCTGTATCGGTAAACCGTTGGCGCTGGCGCAGGTGATGCTCACCATGGCCCGTCTATTTTGGGAATTTGACATGCGGAGGGTAGATCGAGATGACAGCGAAGCCAAGGATGCTGAGTATGTGGTGGCGGATCATGTTACGGCCGGCGGTCAGGGTCCCATGCTGTCTTTCCGCCGCGGATTTAACCCACGCCAGCGGTTATGCGATGGTGCTTTAATTGTCGATTTAGGTCCTTTTCCAACTTAG